The Longimicrobium sp. genome has a segment encoding these proteins:
- a CDS encoding cob(I)yrinic acid a,c-diamide adenosyltransferase → MKIYTKTGDRGETGLFGGQRVAKDHVRVAAYGDVDELNSLLGVAVWHLEADGQAELAGGLRGVQSDLFTVGANLATPSVEDGGRESPWIPALAPGRIEELEAWIDAAETELEPLKSFVLPGGSGGASYLHLARTVCRRAERHVVTLSREAHVGPEWVRYLNRLSDLLFTLARLANRRAGVDDVPWMPNPRGAAEEGAPP, encoded by the coding sequence CTGAAAATTTATACGAAGACGGGCGACCGGGGCGAGACGGGGCTGTTCGGCGGCCAGCGCGTGGCCAAGGACCACGTGCGCGTGGCGGCCTACGGCGACGTCGACGAGCTGAACTCGCTGCTCGGCGTGGCCGTGTGGCACCTGGAGGCGGATGGGCAGGCGGAGCTGGCGGGGGGGCTGCGCGGCGTGCAGTCGGACCTGTTCACCGTCGGCGCCAACCTGGCGACGCCCTCGGTGGAGGACGGCGGCCGCGAGTCGCCGTGGATTCCCGCGCTGGCGCCGGGCCGCATCGAGGAGCTGGAGGCGTGGATCGACGCGGCGGAGACGGAGCTGGAGCCGCTGAAATCGTTCGTGCTCCCCGGCGGATCGGGCGGCGCGTCGTACCTGCACCTGGCGCGAACCGTCTGCCGCCGGGCCGAGCGGCACGTCGTCACGCTGTCGCGAGAGGCACACGTGGGCCCGGAATGGGTACGATACCTCAACCGGCTTTCGGACCTGCTGTTCACCCTGGCGCGCCTTGCCAACCGGCGCGCCGGGGTCGATGATGTTCCGTGGATGCCGAACCCGCGCGGCGCGGCCGAAGAGGGTGCCCCGCCGTGA